A stretch of Zootoca vivipara chromosome 13, rZooViv1.1, whole genome shotgun sequence DNA encodes these proteins:
- the ARMC5 gene encoding armadillo repeat-containing protein 5 — protein sequence MAAPPPPPPADPRGAGVGATSPGGSLGYCLAQLQKGAEPGLGRALLALRTQHIKEAGGIARFRSRGGLAALLGVLAGAPRPRRTLDLALSILGNCCTEGPSRTQVRELGGIPPLVTILRSLAAESIQNRTARALGNLAVDTENCQAIHEAGAVPPLVQVLTTSQDRECLQSVIRAVRYLADTPAHRLVLAQQGVVRPIAERLASSLDDAALVAAAVRALLELTKGCSRDCAQQLSLAGGVATLVALASHEKRAVRETALLALANLCLQGMLRPAVGNAGGVDVLVGEIRQRQRAGAPGMALHPLVKALCLLCREAVNRSRVREAGGLELLLSLLRDQGHSSSHDRVVVAFVAFFYDEEALEVLQAGGLVPLLVGRLAALGQWRGRKEEEEEEEDELVDERDAASFDLPAEGRRGEQATPGAESSSFQSLRSWLLSEGYIASPGDLSPQWSPDTTLSELDAQGCVSPNQELQDEPHGPCHAVSGVKTQSRAESPDFLNSPLLDLPLACQPSSTETLNPAEGDGANPQQSLCPVALPTFKKPGSLCLEVPDSEEIKELEMVETSKQQKGLLMKSEEEDPASPKKGLPGQDMLKLPCSLSSGALPNSVLTNPSKADEDTERSTWAPLTTDQNEPGTSNSHLAAIVLIPSKSDQTQLSPRPIAKSPASEEACLITPKLSIQSFSNSPDEPRTPTTCWKRRAKFRSTSEQAPPPQASRPAGETPSPLLSLALPLSLSSHGGDRELHAPEAPVLLLLSRFSQAEDPSRSLVTPATLQGLLRYVTRSPVPSSRCLRLLHRLTCNPTCLEAFVRSYGASLIHAWLILGVSPEQVAAAVTAKEEGEEAEPRSLDAGEHDARRFKELGETLLMNLCVQAESPYGVGVLTHMLLSGSESDQVACALALPLICRKDSLCRKLLLDHSGLRLLLGALVRDPEPCLVFYALDSLSLLLGSQATSLPSPSPPASKRPRLNSPPPCSYCRFMDEGKADLYFQLDSGTRVPAVRQVVIEASEVFCAMLSTGFAESCHTTVRLGGVSPEPFLALVHFLHGCRGKPCLVLGVSVPLALAEEILTVAEQYLLPELQSLVDDVMSRDFLCPKTLSQVYCLAERQNRPCLLRKCAAYTLQDMARPTCQAAVLAKLLQSVGNPSRLAEELLRVVMESPWGSGAEVQLG from the exons ATGGCGGctccccctcctccgcctcctgctgATCCCCGGGGCGCCGGGGTCGGGGCCACCTCCCCGGGGGGCTCCCTGGGCTACTGCCTGGCTCAGCTGCAGAAGGGCGCCGAGCCGGGTCTCGGCCGGGCCCTGCTGGCCCTCAGGACGCAGCACATCAAGGAGGCCGGGGGCATCGCCCGCTTCCGGAGCCGAGGGGGCCTGGCGGCGCTCCTGGGGGTCCTGGCCGGCGCCCCTCGGCCGCGACGCACCCTGGACCTCGCCCTCAGCATCCTGGGCAACTGCTGCACCGAGGGCCCCAGCCGCACCCAGGTGCGCGAGCTGGGCGGGATCCCGCCCCTCG TTACTATCCTGAGATCGCTTGCTGCAGAAAGCATCCAGAATCGGACAGCACGAGCCCTCGGCAACTTGGCTGTAGACACAGAGAACTGCCAGGCCATTCACGAAGCAG GAGCAGTGCCCCCACTGGTGCAGGTCCTCACCACCTCCCAGGACAGAGAGTGCTTGCAGAGTGTGATCAGGGCAGTGCGCTACCTGGCTGACACGCCTGCGCATCGCCTTGTGCTGGCTCAGCAGGGGGTGGTGCGCCCCATTGCCGAGCGCTTGGCTTCCTCCTTGGATGACGCCGCCCTTGTTGCGGCCGCCGTGCGCGCCCTCCTGGAGCTGACGAAGGGTTGCAGCCGCGACTGTGCACAGCAGCTCAGCTTGGCGGGCGGCGTGGCAACCCTTGTGGCCTTGGCTAGCCACGAGAAGCGGGCGGTGCGGGAGACTGCTCTCCTGGCCCTGGCCAACCTCTGTCTGCAGGGCATGCTGAGGCCAGCTGTTGGCAACGCTGGTGGAGTGGACGTGCTGGTGGGGGAGATCCGCCAGCGGCAGAGAGCCGGGGCACCTGGCATGGCCCTCCATCCTCTGGTGAAAGCTTTGTGCCTGCTGTGCCGAGAGGCAGTCAATAGAAGCCGGGTCCGAGAAGCCGGGGGGCTGGAGCTGCTGCTGTCCCTGCTGCGGGACCAGGGCCACAGTTCCTCCCACGATCGTGTGGTGGTGGCCTTCGTGGCCTTTTTCTATGATGAGGAGGCCCTGGAGGTGCTGCAGGCTGGAGGGCTTGTGCCTTTGCTGGTTGGGAGGCTGGCAGCGCTGGGCCAATGGAGAGGccggaaggaagaggaggaagaggaggaggatgagctggtaGATGAGAGGGATGCAGCTTCTTTTGACCTACCTGCAGAGGGGCGTCGTGGGGagcaggccacgcctggagcagAGTCTTCCAGCTTTCAGAGCCTCAG ATCCTGGCTTCTTTCTGAAGGCTACATTGCCAGCCCAGGGGACCTTTCTCCACAGTGGTCCCCCGACACCACCCTCTCTGAACTGGATGCCCAAGGATGTGTCAGCCCCAACCAAGAGCTGCAAGATGAACCCCATGGGCCCTGCCATGCCGTATCTGGAGTAAAAACCCAGTCCCGGGCCGAATCCCCTGATTTTTTAAACTCTCCATTACTGGATTTGCCGCTTGCATGTCAGCCAAGTTCTACCGAGACCTTAAACCCAGCAGAGGGAGATGGAGCCAATCCGCAGCAGAGCCTGTGTCCAGTGGCATTACCTACGTTCAAGAAACCTGGAAGTCTCTGTTTGGAGGTGCCAGATTCAGAGGAGATCAAGGAGCTGGAAATGGTTGAGACCAGTAAGCAGCAGAAGGGGCTGCTGATGAAATCAGAAGAGGAAGATCCAGCCAGTCCCAAGAAAGGACTCCCTGGACAGGACATGTTGAAGCTGCCCTGTTCATTGTCTTCAGGGGCACTCCCAAATTCAGTGCTGACAAATCCATCAAAAGCAGATGAAGATACGGAACGGTCGACCTGGGCTCCTTTGACAACGGACCAAAATGAGCCTGGGACCAGCAACTCGCACTTGGCTGCAATAGTGTTGATTCCGAGCAAGAGTGACCAAACCCAACTGTCCCCCAGGCCCATTGCCAAATCGCCAGCCAGCGAGGAGGCCTGTCTGATCACCCCAAAGCTGAGCATTCAGAGCTTCTCAAATTCTCCCGATGAGCCCAGGACACCTACAACCTGCTGGAAACGGCGTGCCAAGTTCCGGTCGACGTCTGAGCAGGCTCCACCTCCTCAAGCATCGCGTCCTGCTGGCGAGACTCCATCCCCACTGCTCTCCCTGGCCCTGCCGCTCTCCCTCTCGTCACACGGGGGCGACAGAGAGCTCCATGCCCCCGAGGCGCCCGTCTTGCTGCTCCTTTCCCGCTTTTCCCAGGCTGAGGATCCCAGCCGCAGCTTGGTGACACCGGCCACCTTGCAAGGGCTGCTGCGCTACGTCACGAGAAGCCCCGTCCCCTCCTCTCGCTGCCTCCGACTGCTGCATCGCCTCACCTGCAACCCCACTTGCCTGGAGGCCTTTGTGCGTTCCTACGGCGCTTCGCTCATCCATGCCTGGCTGATCCTTGGCGTGTCGCCTGAGCAGGTGGCGGCGGCCGTTACTGccaaggaagagggggaagaggcGGAGCCAAGAAGCCTGGATGCTGGCGAGCACGACGCCAGAAGGTTCAAGGAACTTG GAGAGACGCTGCTGATGAACCTTTGTGTGCAAGCGGAGTCCCCTTATGGAGTGGGTGTTCTCACTCACATGCTGCTGTCGGGCTCCGAATCCGATCAGGTGGCCTGTGCACTTGCCCTTCCGCTTATCTGCAG GAAGGATTCCCTTTGCCGGAAACTTCTGCTGGACCACTCTGGCCTGCGTCTCctattgggcgccctggtgcgggACCCCGAACCCTGCCTTGTTTTCTACGCCTTggattccctctccctcctcctgggcTCCCAAGCCACAAGTCTTCCCTCACCATCCCCTCCTGCCTCCAAGAGGCCGCGCCTGAACTCCCCGCCCCCTTGCTCTTATTGCCGCTTCATGGACGAAGGCAAGGCCGACTTGTATTTCCAGCTGGATTCTGGCACCCGGGTGCCCGCCGTGCGCCAGGTCGTCATCGAAGCCTCTGAGGTCTTCTGTGCCATGCTGAGCACAGGGTTTGCAGAGTCGTGCCACACCACAGTGAGGCTGGGTGGTGTGTCTCCCGAGCCCTTCCTGGCTCTCGTGCACTTCCTCCATGGCTGCCGCGGGAAACCCTGCTTGGTGCTGGGGGTTTCGGTCCCCCTCGCTTTAGCTGAAGAAATCCTCACAGTTGCCGAGCAGTATCTCCTCCCTGAGCTCCAGTCCCTGGTTGATGATGTCATGTCCCGGGACTTCCTGTGCCCCAAGACTCTAAGCCAGGTGTACTGCTTGGCTGAACGGCAGAACCGACCCTGCTTGCTTCGGAAATGTGCTGCTTATACCCTCCAGGACATGGCAAGGCCCACCTGCCAAGCTGCGGTGTTGGCCAAGCTTCTCCAATCTGTTGGGAATCCTAGCAGGTTGGCTGAGGAGCTGCTCAGGGTGGTGATGGAGTCCCCGTGGGGCTCTGGTGCTGAGGTCCAGCTGGGTTGA